Genomic DNA from Frondihabitans sp. PAMC 28766:
CGACGAACGAGCAGAGGCTTCATGACCACCTCCACCGGCACTCCCGCCACCTCCCGACCCCGCCCCGATGCCGAGATAGCCCGCTCGTGGCTGCTCGTGAACGCGACGAAGACCGACTCGTTCGACGCTGCTGCACGCTCTCGCGCCGACCAGATCGTGCTCGACATCGAAGACGCCGTCGACCCGAAGGCGAAGCCCGAGGCTCGCGACGGCGTCGTGAAGTGGCTGAGCGAGGGCGGTAGCGCGTGGGTGCGCATCAACGACCGCTCGACCGACTTCTGGTCGGACGACGTCGACGCGCTCGTCGGGCTGCCGGGCTTGCTGGGCGTCATGCTCGCCAAGACCGAGGCCGCCGAGCACGTCACCGAGACGTTCGACCGGCTGCACGGCGCGAAGCCCGTGCTCGCCCTCGTCGAGTCCGCCCTCGGCATCGAGATCGCGCCGTCGATCGCGAGCGCCCGAGGGGCGTTCCGTCTCGCGTTCGGCTCGGGCGACTACCGCCGCGACACCGGCACGAGCGCCGACGACATGGCCATGTCGTACCCGCGCTCGCGGCTCGTCATCGCCTCGCGCATCGGCAACCTGCCCGGCCCGATCGACGGCCCGACGGTCGGGTCGAGCCACGGCGTGCTGCGCGAGCAGTCGACCATCGCCGTCAACCTCGGGCTCACCGGCAAGCTCTGCCTCGACACCGACCAGTTGCCCGTCATCAACGAGGTCATCAGCCCGACGCCGTCCGACACGGCCTGGGCCCGCGACTTCCTGGCCGACTTCGAGGCGCGCGGGCGCGTGATCCGCGACGGCAGCGACCTGCCGCGCCTCGGCCGCGCCCAGAAGATCGAGCGCCTCGCCACCGCCTTCGGCGTGCAGCCCAGCTAGAAGAGGCGAGCAGGTCGGCTCGTCTACGTGGCGCCCAGACGAGGACACTTCGCGGGCAGCCATCACAGCAGCGTGATAGTTCCTATCAGCGAAACGCGTACATCCGGAATTGCGGCAATCGCGAGATATCCGCCGATACGTGTTCCGCTGGCATCACGTGCCGTTAGGCTTCGAGGATGAAAGACGTGCCCGTGGCTACCGTTCACTCGTCCCGTTCGGTGGTGACACCCGGCGGGACCGAGTCCTCCGATCGAGTCGCGGACGTGCTGCTGCTCTTCGGCCACGCCTCCGGCCCCCTGGGAGTCACCGAGATAGCACGCACTCTCGGCCTGAACAAAACGGTCGTCCATCGGATTCTTCAGTCGCTCACCTCGCGTTCGCTCACTCAGAACGCTCTCCACTCCTCCAGCTACGTGCTCGGCCCAGCTGCGATCGGGCTGGGCTCCCGGGCGCTCGGTCAGGTCGACGTGCGCCGCCTGGCCGCTCCGATCCTCAGAAAGCTGCGCGACGACACGAACGAGACGTCGACCTTGTCCGTCCTCGCCGGTCATTCGCGCATCTACGTCGACCAGTACGAGAGCCCGCAGGAGGTCAAGATGGTCGTCGACATCGGCCCGCGGCTCCCGTTGCACTCGGGAGCCTCGAGCCGCTCAATCCTCGCCTTTCTCGGTGCGCAGTTCGTCGCGGAGGCCGTCGAGCAGCTGGCATCAGAGGCGCCGGAGTTCGATGAGAAAGCCTACCGAGACCGTCTCGAGACCGTCCGGGCCGAGGGATATGCCGTCTCCCTCAACGAGCGGAACACGGGCGCCGCGTCGATCGCAGCGCCGTTCTTCGATTCGGCCGGAAACGTGATCGGCTCGATCAGCTCGTCCGGTCCGGTCGCGAGGTATGCGCAGACGCAGAGTGAACACATTCAGCAGGTCGTCGACGCGGCCGCCGCCATCACGGCGCTTCTCGGTGCCTGAACGATGAATCCTGTCCGCACCTCTCCCCTGCCGCGCTCCTTCCTGTACGTGCCGGGCGACCGTCCCGACCTGATCGCCAAAGCTCGCGCAGGCAGAGCGGACGCTCTGGTTCTCGACCTGGAAGACGCCGTCTCGGCTTCCGGCAAAAGGCGAGCTCGATCGATCGTCGGCGATGCCCTTCGCTCACGAGACGAAGGCACAGACGGAGGCACAGACGGAGGCCGACAACGCGCAGGCTCATCGCTGCCCGAGCTGTGGGTCCGCGTCGACAGTGCGGCCCTCGGCGCGGACCTCGAAGCCGTGACGTGCCGTCAGCTCGATGGCGTCTTCCTGGCCAAATGCGAGCCGGATTCCCTCGACGAGGCCGGGCGCGTTCTCACCGACCTCGAGAGCCGTCGCGGGATCGCTGGGGGTTCAGTCGGCATCGTCGGCCTGCTCGAGACCGCGGCGGCAGTGACGCGCATCCTGACCATGGCCGAACACCCTCGCCTCCGTACCTTCGGGATCGGCGAAGTAGACCTTCTCGCCGATCTCCGCATGCGTCGCGGGCCACGATCGGCCGCCGCTCTCGATTCCCTCCGCGGACGCGTCGTCCTGGATTGCGCGGCGGCCGGGTGCGAACCTCCGGTGGCTCCGACATCGACCGACTTCCGCGACCTGGGAGCGTTCTCGGAGAGCAGCAGAACGATGCTCGACCTCGGATTCCGTTCGCGGACGGCCATCCATCCCTCGCAGATCCCCACGATCCACGACGTCTTCACGCCGACGAGCGAGGAGCTCGTCGCCGCACACGACATCATCGACCGACTGGGCGACGCGACGGGAGGCGTGACCGTCGACGCCGAGGGGCGTCTCATCGATGCCGCCGTCATCCGATCCGCCCGCGAGACGCTCGGCCGGGCGGATCGGTGACGATGACGATCAGTTTCCGGATCGCCTGACGTACTTTCCGCGAGGAGCGCCGACCATCGCGTCGTCGGCGAAGATGAGTTCACCCCTGAGATAGGTGTCGGTGACCTTGGCGGTCAGCTCGAAACCTTCGAACGGTGTGTACTCCTGCTCCGAGAACGAGTCGTCCGCGTGCACGACGTACGACACCTCGTCGTCGAGCAGGCAGAAGTCCGCGTCGAATCCCACGGCGATGTCGCCCTTGTTCGTCATGCCGTAGCGATCGGCCGGGTTCTTCGCCACGAGTTCCGCGATGCGGTTGTACGACAGGCCTCGCTTGCGGCCCTCGCTGACCATTCCGGGGAGGAGGTACTCGGTGCCGCCGAAGCCGGACTTGGCCAGGAAGACGTCGTCTCGCGGGTCTCCGAACTTCACCTCGTCTTTGCAGCAGGCGTGATCGGACGCGACCCACGAGAAGTCGCCGGCCAAGACGTGGTCCCAGAGGGCTTCGACGTCTTCACGGGGCCGGAGCGGCGGGTTGACCTTGCCACCGAGGTTCGCGGCGGTGCTCGTGTCGGCGAGCAGATGCCCGACGGTGACCTCCCTGCGGAAGTCGATGTGCGGGAACGTCTTCTGCATCATCATGGCCGCCTCGATCGCCTTGCGGCTGCTGAGATGAAGCAGGTTGATGTTCGGAAGCTCCGTCTCGTAGGCGAGGTACGAGGCGATCGTTATCGCGAGCCCCTCCGAGTGAGGTGGCCTCGATGCGCTGTAGGCCTCGAGACCGGTCAACGTGCCCTCCTCTTCGACGAGCTTGGTGTAGGCCCGCATGATCTCCGCCGTCTCGCAGTGCATCGACAGTGAGATGTGGTCTTTGTCCTTTTCGAACCGGGGATCCAGGCGCGCTTTCTGGAGTGCCCGCATGATGAACTCGAAGTGGGCGAAGTCGTACGACTCGTCTTCCGGGATCATCAGGAACGAGCTCTGATTGGTCGAGCGCCCGTGAAGCCCGTGGCTGCCGTAGAACATGAACACCTTGAACGACGGCACGCCGAAGTCGTCGATGATGTCGGGGATCTCCTCGATGTGCTCTTTGAGGATGGGGGCGAGGTGGAACCCGTAGTCGATGTACGCGTTGCCCTGCGCGGCCTCGAGCACGTCAGGGAAGACCTCACTGTAGGGGCCGGTGCGGTTCATGTAATATGCGCCGGTCCGCATGTACGTGATGCCGCTCGTCACGCCACCCTGAGCGGATGCCCTGCTCTCGCTCGCCGTGTCGGCCGAGAGCTCGTCGTAGATGCCCCAGTGCTGGTGGACGTCGACCGCACCGGGAAAGAGATACTTGCCCCCGGCGTCGACGACTTCGGCAGCGTCGCCGGGATCGACATCGGCGCCGATCGCGACGAATCGGCCGTCGGAGACGGCCACGGCCAGTTGCTCCGGGGCCGGAGCTCCAGGACGCACCACTTTGGCGCCCGTGATCACGAGATCGTATTTCGACATTCTTGTTTCTCCTCCTGGGTAAAGAAATCGGCTCCATCTCGATACTCGAGCTGGAGGTGTCATCTGTCGGTGCGGCGTCAGATCGGATCGATACGGGTCATCGACTGCAGCACGGCTCCGATGTCCTGGTGGCCGTCGAGATCCCGGCACGCGCTGGTCAGTGCTTCTGCGTCGGCCTCGTTCATGGTTCGCTGAGCGTTGTCGCGGAACTTCTGGTTCAACTCGTCGAACGACAGCGGGCGGGCCGGACCGCCCCGGGTGGTGAGCACCTTCTGGGTGACGGTGGTGCCATCCGAGAGGTGCGCTGTGAGCGTGGCCGGGAACTCGCGCGGGAAGATCGCAGTGCACTCGGCGTCGATCTCGACGTCGACCTTCTGCATGAGGGATCGACGAGCAGGATCCCGGGCGAGGGCGTCCGTGTAGTCGTCGAGCCCGACCTCGAGTCCTCCGCCGCCGAGGAGGCCGGCCACGACGGCGTAGGGTCCGCTGAACTGCGCCATGTAGCCGGTCTCCGGCGAACGCTTGACCTCGATGGGGTCGCCGATCGTGGGGAAGTTCGGCGCGGGAACGCCGAGAACGAGCCGATCGATGGAGTCGAGGTCGATTCCCGAACGGCGCAGCGCCGCTGCCGCATCGACAGCGGCGTGGGTGAAGTGGTTCGCGGGATACGGCTTGAAGAAGATCCCGGGAACGCACCAGTTGTCACCGAGTCCGTCCGTGATGGCGGACGGGGTGTAGTTGCCGTGCAGCCACGCCTGGAAGAAGCCGAACCGGCCCTCGAGGACGGTCGGCGGCCCGGTCAGACCGTAGCGGACGAGTTCGACGGCGGAGACGGCCGCGTGAGCCGCCCAACCGCAGTGGATCCTCTTGACGGTGCCTCCGGTGCGGTTGCTCTCGATGATCCCGGACGCCATGGATGCCGCGACGCCCAGGACGTCGACGATCGAGTGCTCGGCCCCGGCCACGATCGCCGCTGCGACCGCACCTCCCATCGCGCCGCAGATGGACGTCGCGTGCTGTCCGTTCTCGAAGAACGTCGAGTTGCCGGCGGCTTCGTCGTAGCCGGCCATACCGAGACGGACGCAGACCTCGAGTCCGATGGCGATGCCGCGGATGAGCGTGCGTCCGTCGGTGTGATGCATCTCGGCTGCGGCGAGCGCTGCGGGAATGACGCTCGCGCTCGGATGCAGCACCGAGGGCAGGTGGGTGTCGTCGTAATCGAGCGAGTGGGCGAGCACACCGTTGACGAACGCGGCGAGACTCGCGGGAAGCTTGTCTGGCACGCCCACCGCGGTCGCCTGCGGGTTTCCGCCCTGATCGGAGGCCCACCGTCGGGCGGCTCGGCTCGTGTCGAGGGGCGCTGCGGCGGCACAGATGCCCAGGGTGTCGAGAACCCGCATCTTGACGCTCTCGACGACGTCCTCCGGGAGGTCGTCGTAGCCCGTCCTCGCGGCGAAGACGGCCAGGGTCTCGGACAGGGTCATCGTCGCGACGGTCATGCGCTCACCACCGCCAGCGGGCGCACCGGCGATCCGGTCGCACCGTAGATGTTGAGGGGCACGAGCACGAACACGAACTCGTGGACGCGCTGTTCGCCGAGTTGCTCGAGATCGAGCGCCTCGACGATGTAGACGCCCTGCTCGACCAGGAGCACGCGGTGGGCCGGCAGAAGGGAATGGCCGCCTCCCGGCGCCAGCCGCTCGAAGGCGATGGTGTCGGCTCCCACGGCATGGACTCTTCGATCGGTCAGCCAACGGGCACCGGCCTCGCCGATCCCGGGCACTCCCGTCGTGGTCCCGAGGTACGGGGCGCCCTCGGCGAAACGTCGACCCCAACCGCTTCGAATCAGGACGACGTCGCCCGGTCGGAGGTCGACAGCCTCGGCGGAGAGCGTGGCCTCCAGGTCGGCGGCCGTGATCTCGTATCCGCCCTCGAGGACGTCGACGCCGAGATGGCGGGCGACGTCGAGCAGGATCCCGCGTCGGACCATGGGCTCGATCGTATGGACGCCGAGCTCGACGTACTTGCCGCCACGCCCGGCCTCCTGGGCGTCGAGACCTCCGAACAGCTTGCCGTCGTGCGAGACGTGCGCGAGCGCGTCGATGTGGGTGCCGACGTGAGTGCCGGTGGAGATCATGTCGTTGGCGGCGCTCCCCCCGTCTGGACGCAACATGTCGCCGTGCCGACGCGGCAGGGTGTGCCAGAACTGGGGGTGGTTCGGCGACTGCGGCATGCCGACGCGCAGTTGCCGGCCCAGGTCGATGGTCGTCACACCACCCTCGACCGCCGCGAGGAGGGTGTCTCCCGTTCTCTGTCGTGATGTCGTCATGCGATGGTTCCGCTCTCTCTGAGGTCGCTGATCTCGGTTGCGCCGAGCCCCGCTTCGGTGAGGATCTCGGTGGTGTCCTGGCCGATGCCGCGCCCGGTGAAGCGGATGGCGCCGGGGCTTCGGCTCATGCGCCACAGCACGTTGTGCTGCAACAGCGGCCCGAGGTCGGGGTCGTCCACTTCGACCAGCATTCGCGTCTCGCGGATGTGCGGGTCGTCGACGACGTCGCGCGAGTCGTAGACGGGCGCGATGGCCGCGCCCGCCTCCTCGAACGCCGCGACCACCTCGGCCCTCGTCCGCTCGCCGATCCAGTCGCCGACGTAGCGATCGAGGAGGTCGACGTGCTCGACGCGGGTGTTGCCTGCGGCGAACCAATCTTCGTCGATCACCTCCGGATGCCCCACGAGCGTGAGCACCCGTTCGGCGATCCGCTGCGCGCTCGTCGACACGGCCACCCATTTTCCGTCGCGGGTGCGATAGGTGTTGCGTGGCGCGTTGTTGGTGGAGCGGTTGCCGTGGCGCTGCTCGACGACGCCCAGCTGCTGGTAGTTCGTCGGTGACGGCCCCACCGCCGTCATGATCGGTTCGAGGATGCTCATGTCGACGACCTGACCGACGCCGGTCCGGTCGCGGTGCCGGAGGGCGACCAGAGCGGCGGAAGACGCCGCGATGCCGCAGATGCTGTCAGCCAGGCCGAATGCCGGAAGTGTCGGAGGTCCGTCGGCTTCGCCCGTGAGCTCCGCGAAGCCGCTCATGGCCTCGGCAAGGGTGCCGAAACCGGCCCGGCCCGAGTACGGTCCCGTCTGGCCGAAGCCCGTCAGACGCACGATGACGAGTCCGGGGTTGTCGCCCAGGAGGACATCCGGACCGATGCCCCAGCGCTCGAGCGTGCCCGGGCGGAAGTTCTCGACGATCACGTCGGCCGAGCCGGCGAGGCGGCGAAACACGCCGGCGGCCTCGGGTGAGCCGAGGCGCAGCGCAACCGTCCGCTTGTTGCGGCCGACCTCTTTCCACCAGATCGAATGACCGTCTCTGCTGGCCCCGTGGCCGCGCATGTTGTCACCGCCTGTCGGATGCTCGATCTTGATGACGTCGGCACCGAAGTCGCCGAGGATCTGACAGCAGAGCGGCCCCGCGAGGATCGTCGAGACGTCGAGGACTCTGAGCCCCTCGAGGGGAAGCGTCGAATTAGTCACCTGTTGTCCTGTTCCGTTGGTAGAAACATCGACCGGCGCTGCACAACGACCGGCTGTTGATGCTCGACACACATTACCTGTCTGACTCGGCGAGTCAATCCGATGTCACCTGAATAAAAGACGTTGACAGACAACAAGCATCATTGGAATACTTCTCGCACCCTCACGGAACCTGTTTCCTTCAGCGGAACAGTCCTAACGGCTGCACGTTCTGTTCAAAGGAGAGCTCCATGCGCACCAGACACTTCACCATCGCGGTCATCATCGCGTTGGTGCTCATCAACTACATCGATCGCAGTGCGATCTCGTACGCCGTCGTGCCGCTGACGAAGGAGTTCTCGATCACGCCGGCCCAGTACGGAGCGATCAGCAGCGCCTTCTCGATCGGCTACATGGTCTTCGCCCTGATCTCCGGGCCGCTCGTCGACCGATTCGGTCCGCGCCGGATCCTGATCGTCGGCATGCTGGTCTGGTCGGTGTCGACCGCTCTCACCCCTCTCGCCGGCGGTGTCGTCGGGTTGATGATCATCCGGATCATTCTCGGGATCGGCGAGGCGCCCGGCTTTCCTGCCGCGACTCGGCTGGCGAGTCGCTGGCTGCCTCAGAAGGAGCGTGGAATCGCGCTGAGCCTCATCGGCGGCGTCGCGGTCTCGGGCAGTCTCCTGATCGGCGGACCGATCGTGACGCAGCTGATCGCGGCAACGACGTGGCGGGGCATGTTCTGGATCCTGGCGGTGATCGGTCTCGTGTGGGTCGTGGTCGCAGCGTTCTTCCTCAAAGACACCCCCAACGACAGCAAGAGGACGACAGCCGCCGAACGGAGCTACATCGAAGCCGGTCAGCTCGAGGAAGAGCACAGCGGCCGACAGCAGAAGCTCGACTGGCGCACGCTCTTGACGAATCGGAACCTCTGGATCGTCGGCGCCGGATACTTCGCGTGGGGCTTCATGTTCTGGGGTTTCCTGTACTGGTTGCCCTCGTACCTCTCGGCCACCTACAAGCTCGACATCACCTCCGTCGGCGCCTTCTCGGTCGCCCCGTGGGCCGCAGGATGCATCGGAGCCGTTCTCGGTGGAATCGTCGTCGACCGGGTCTATCGCCGCACGTCGAGCATTCGCAGTCGCTTCGTGATCATGGGCATTGCGCTTCTGCTGTCGGGGGCATCGCTCGCACCGATCGCGTTCGCACCACCGACGCTCGGCTCGGCCCTGACGTTCATCTCGCTCGGTGTCGGCTTCGGCTTCGTCACCGGCGGCATCTGGTGGGTCGTCGCCATCGACTGCGCGCCGAACCAGCCGGCGACCGCCGCCGGATTCGCCGACGCCTGCTTCGGCCTCTCCGGGATCGCGGCACCACTGATCATGGGATTCATCGTTCAGGGGACGGGAACCTACACCAGCGGATTCGTGCTCATGAGCATCCTGGCGATCGTGGGTGCCCTCCTCCTCATCTTCGTGACCAGGAAGCCCGTCACCGAGATACTGGCCGAAGAACAGGCGCTCGAGACGACAAAGGTGGCGTGACCGGTGACGAGCAGCTCTGACGACGCACTCGACCTCGTGGTGGCCGGAGCCGGAGGGGGTCTCGTCGCGGCGTTGCGCGCGGCGCAGAACGGGCTGAGCGTCTTGCTCGTCGACTCGAACGAGAACTTCTCGCGCAGCAACAACACCTCGAAGACGACCTCGATGATCCCTGCCGCCGGCTCGCGCTGGCAATCCAGCGTCGGCATCGAGGACTCCCCCACCCGCTTCGTCGACGACGTCATGGCCAAGACGCACGGGGAGGCCGATCGAGCGCTCACCGAGGCTCTCGCCGAGGTCAGCGCGCCCCTCGTCGAATGGATGGCGAGCGATCTCGGGGTGCCCCTGTCGCTCGTGACCGACTTCCAGTATCCGGGCCACTCGGCGCTCCGGTGTCTCACTGTTCCGGGGCGAGCGGGCAGGGTTCTCGTCGATTCGCTTCTGACGAAGGTGCGCGAATCCCCCCTCATCGAGCTGCTCGCGCCGGCCCGTCTCGTCGATGTGGTCACGACCGAGGGCAGAGTCCGATCCGTGGTGCTCGAAACGGCCCGGGGGCGTCGAGAGATCGCGACGAAGGCCGTCCTCCTTGCGACGAACGGATTCGGTGCCGACTCGGGACTCGTGCACGAACATCTTCCCGAGATCGCCGATGCTCTCTACTACGGCAGTGCGGAATCCACAGGCACGGCTCTCGAAATCGGCACCCGCCTCGGCGCCGACACCGCCTTCCTCGACGCCTACCAGGGGCATGCGGCTGTCATCCGCTCCGGCGAGGCGCTGGCCGGGTGGGCGACCGTCATGCACGGCGGGTTCCTCGTCGACATCGATGGCGACCGCTACGGCAACGAGTCGGCGGGGTATTCGGAGTTCGCAGCCGAGTCGCTCGAGCGAGCCGGTGGACGATCCTGGATCATCATCGACCGCACGATCTACGAGGCCTGTCGCGATTTTCAGAGCTTCCGAGACGCCGCCGACTCGGGCGCTGTCGTGTGGGGAGCAGATTCGGACGACCTGGCCGCCCGCACAGGAATCTCGGCCTCGGGCCTCACGACGACCTTGTCGCTCACCCGGTCGTACGCCGCCGGTGACGCCGTGGACCCCTTCGGTCGCGACTTCTGGGAGGCCCCCCTCCGCGGAGAGCTGGCGGCCATCGCCGTGTCGCCCGCGCTCTTCCACACGCAAGGCGGGCTTCGGGTCGACAAGAACGCCCGGGTGCTGGATTCTGCCGGGGTGCCGCTCCAGGGCCTCTATGCGTCGGGCGGGGCCGCCATGGGCATCTCGGGCCACGGCGCAGCCGGATATCTGGCGGGCAACGGCCTCCTCTCGGCGTTCGGGCTGGCTTTCCTCGCCGCCCAGCACGCCTCGGCCGAGCTGGTGACGACGGCGAACGGCCCGGATCCCGCAGGATCCGAGCCGCTCACCTGACCGTTCTCGGTCGGTCGGTCGCGAAAGACTAGCCCTTCGGCGTGCCCACCGCGAAGGCGAACACGTGCAGTGCGCCATTCGTGACCGTCGAGGGCAGCGTCACGCTGGCCACGGTCTTGCCCGGCGTCAGCGCGGCGTCGGCGCTGAACAGGTACGCCTTCACCGTGTCGCGGCCGCCCGAGGAGGTGTCGCGGTACGGCGTCGTCGCGGCGATCGTGTTGTCGTCGGTCGGCGTCGTCACGCTGTTGCCGTTGAGCGTCCAGTCGCTGAGCCCGAGGGTCAGGTTCTGGGTCGTCCCGTCGGTGTACGTAATCGTGAACGACCCCTCCGAGCCCGGGTTGCCGTTGGCGGCGGCGCCCAGGATCCCGAAGTGGGTCGCCCCGGCCGTGCCCTGTAGCGGCACCGTCTGCCCGCCGGCCTGGATGTTGTCCAGCCCGTCGGAGGTCGGCGTCGGGAGGGTGTAGTCGAGACCGTTGCTGGTCACCGTGGATCCTGCGGTCAGACCTGCTGCGGCCAGCGCCTGCTGGGAGTACGACCAGCCTTCGCCGTCGAAGCTGCCCGACGTCGAGGCCCCGTCGGAGGCGATGCCGGCGTCGTTGTAGAACGGCCACAGCGAGCCGGGCTTCGCGACGTCGATCTCGACGACGACCTTCGGCAGAGGGTTGCCGACGGCGTCGCGCAGGCTGAAGGTCGCGTAGTAGCGGCCTTCGGTCGTCGGAGCCGTGACGGAGACCTGCGCCGTGCCGTCGCCGCTCTTCTTGAGCAGCAGCGACCCGGATGCCGGCGACACCGAGACTCCGGTGCCCCCCGCGGCCGTCCACGACACGGTCTGCGCCTTGGCGGTCAGGTTGCGGGCGCCGATCGTGACGGTGGCCGCCTTGCCGGGAGCCGTGACGACGACGTCCTGCTTGGCATAGCCGAGCGCCGAGCCGAGCCCCGTCGTGTCCGACGGAGGCGCGTCAGCGGCAGCCGCCGCGAACGACGTGTTCGGCGTCGAGGCGAGCGTGAACCCGACCGTGCCGCCTGAGGTGATGAGACCCGGCTGCAGGTACGCCTTCGACCAGGATGCCGAGGCGGCACCGCTGGCAGCGCTCGTCATGCTCTGCACGTAGGGCGTGCTGGCACCGGCCGCAGGGGCGTTCACGGTCAGCGTCTTGCCGCTGGGCAGGTGGATGGCGGCCTTGGCGAACAGCGGGCTGCCGAGCGCCAGGTCGCTCGTTCCGGGCGTCTCGGGGTAGAACCCGAGGGCGCTCCAGACGTACCAGGCGCTCATCGTGCCGAGGTCGTCGTTGCCGGCGATCCCCGCGGGCTGGTTGGTGAAGATCTGCTGCTGGATCGAGCGGACCGTCTCTTGCGTCTTGTACGGGGCGCCGACGTAGTCGTACTCCCACGGGATCTCGATCGAGGGCTCGTTGCCGAAGTCCGCGTTGGCAGCCGTCGGGTTCTTGATCGTCGAGGTCAGCGCGTCGAGCTTGCTGATCCAGGCCGCATTGCCGCCGGCCGCTTCAGCGAGACCCTTGATGTCGAAGGGCTCCATCGGCGTGTACTGCGCGCTCGAGCCCTCGACGAAGCCGTTCGATGACGTCGGTGTGAATCCTGCCGCGTACGCCCCCGAAGCCAGCTTGGGCTCGAGGTAGTTGGTGGCGGGGTTGAACACGTTCTGCCAGTTGTTCGAGCGAGCAGCGTAGGTCTGGGCCACCGACTTCTGGCCGAGCGCCGAGGCGAAGGTCGAGATCGAGTGGTCGGCGGTGTTGTACTCCTGCTGCGTCGACACGGCGCCGTAGAAGTTGCAGCAGCTGTACTGCCCGTCGAGCGGCAGGTAGCCGGTGTCGAGGTAGTCGGTCAGGCCGGGTCGCACGTTGCCCGGCGTGGTGGCCTCGGTCTCCATCGCTTTGAGGGCTGCGGAGGTGTCGAAGTCCTTCGCACCGAAGGCGTACGCGTCGGCGATGATCGCGTCGCTCGGGTCACCCACCATCACGTACGACTCGCCGTTGTTCAGCGCCCACTTCGGCAGCTGCCCGGTCTGGTCGTACTGGTTGAGCATCGACCGGATCGAGTCGCTGGTCTGCTGCGGCGCGACCATGGCAGCGAGCTGCACCTGGCTGCGGTAGATGTCCCAGCCCGAGTAGTTGGCGTACTCGTCGTGACCCTTCGCCGCCGTGTGCGTCTGCCCGTCGAACCCGGCGTACTGCCCGTTGACGTCGCTGAACACGTTGGGGTGCAGCAGCGCGTGGTACATCGCGGTGTAGAAGGTCTTCTGCGACGCGGTGTCGCCGCCGCCGATCTGGATCTTCGACAGCATCGAGTTCCACGAGGCGGTGGCCGCCGCGTGCGTCTTCGCGAACGAGAACGCAGGATCCTCGGTGGTGCGGTTCAGCTTCGCATTCGCCGTCCCGACGTACGAGATTCCGACGTTCGCCTGCACGACCGGGTTCGACGAGGTGTCGAAGCTGACGTAGGCGCCGTCGGCTCCGGTCACCGGCGGCGAGACCACGGCCTTCTGCTTCGGTGTCGCGACGCCGGCGCTCGGCGTCGCCTTGCCCTGCACATCGGGGCGCGTGCGGGTGACGCCGTTCGACGACTTCGGCTGGAGGGTCGCCTGCTGCTTCACCGACGGGGCGATGTTCTTGGTGATGTCGAGCGACTTCGCACCCGACTGCACGGTGGAGTTCTGATAGGTGCCGTAGCCGCTGATCGGCTGGTTGAACTTCATGTCGAAGTTGACCGTGTACTGGTCGCTGGCGCCGCAGAAGTTGCCGCTCGTCACCGATCCGGTGACCTCCGTCGGGCTGACGACCTGGAACCGCGTGTTCGACGACCCTGCAGCGCTGTCGGAGAGCTTGAACGTGAGGTTCGACTGGTCGCCCTTGGGGAAGGTGAACTTCGCGGCACCGCTGCGCTGCGTGCTGGTCAGTTCGGTGGTGATGCCGCTCGCTGCGAGCTTGTAGTAGCCGGCCTGGGCCGTCTCGGCCGAGTGGTCGAGCGGCAGGGTCGCGTTTCCGGGGTCGGCGCTGAGCGCACCGGACGACGGCAGGATCGGGATGTCGCCCGACGCCGAGCAGCCCGGGCCCGAGATGTGGGTCAGACTGAAGCCGGTGACCGACTTGTCGTTGTA
This window encodes:
- a CDS encoding CoA ester lyase — protein: MNPVRTSPLPRSFLYVPGDRPDLIAKARAGRADALVLDLEDAVSASGKRRARSIVGDALRSRDEGTDGGTDGGRQRAGSSLPELWVRVDSAALGADLEAVTCRQLDGVFLAKCEPDSLDEAGRVLTDLESRRGIAGGSVGIVGLLETAAAVTRILTMAEHPRLRTFGIGEVDLLADLRMRRGPRSAAALDSLRGRVVLDCAAAGCEPPVAPTSTDFRDLGAFSESSRTMLDLGFRSRTAIHPSQIPTIHDVFTPTSEELVAAHDIIDRLGDATGGVTVDAEGRLIDAAVIRSARETLGRADR
- a CDS encoding MmgE/PrpD family protein; amino-acid sequence: MTVATMTLSETLAVFAARTGYDDLPEDVVESVKMRVLDTLGICAAAAPLDTSRAARRWASDQGGNPQATAVGVPDKLPASLAAFVNGVLAHSLDYDDTHLPSVLHPSASVIPAALAAAEMHHTDGRTLIRGIAIGLEVCVRLGMAGYDEAAGNSTFFENGQHATSICGAMGGAVAAAIVAGAEHSIVDVLGVAASMASGIIESNRTGGTVKRIHCGWAAHAAVSAVELVRYGLTGPPTVLEGRFGFFQAWLHGNYTPSAITDGLGDNWCVPGIFFKPYPANHFTHAAVDAAAALRRSGIDLDSIDRLVLGVPAPNFPTIGDPIEVKRSPETGYMAQFSGPYAVVAGLLGGGGLEVGLDDYTDALARDPARRSLMQKVDVEIDAECTAIFPREFPATLTAHLSDGTTVTQKVLTTRGGPARPLSFDELNQKFRDNAQRTMNEADAEALTSACRDLDGHQDIGAVLQSMTRIDPI
- a CDS encoding CoA ester lyase yields the protein MTTSTGTPATSRPRPDAEIARSWLLVNATKTDSFDAAARSRADQIVLDIEDAVDPKAKPEARDGVVKWLSEGGSAWVRINDRSTDFWSDDVDALVGLPGLLGVMLAKTEAAEHVTETFDRLHGAKPVLALVESALGIEIAPSIASARGAFRLAFGSGDYRRDTGTSADDMAMSYPRSRLVIASRIGNLPGPIDGPTVGSSHGVLREQSTIAVNLGLTGKLCLDTDQLPVINEVISPTPSDTAWARDFLADFEARGRVIRDGSDLPRLGRAQKIERLATAFGVQPS
- a CDS encoding IclR family transcriptional regulator, which gives rise to MKDVPVATVHSSRSVVTPGGTESSDRVADVLLLFGHASGPLGVTEIARTLGLNKTVVHRILQSLTSRSLTQNALHSSSYVLGPAAIGLGSRALGQVDVRRLAAPILRKLRDDTNETSTLSVLAGHSRIYVDQYESPQEVKMVVDIGPRLPLHSGASSRSILAFLGAQFVAEAVEQLASEAPEFDEKAYRDRLETVRAEGYAVSLNERNTGAASIAAPFFDSAGNVIGSISSSGPVARYAQTQSEHIQQVVDAAAAITALLGA
- a CDS encoding cyclase family protein is translated as MTTSRQRTGDTLLAAVEGGVTTIDLGRQLRVGMPQSPNHPQFWHTLPRRHGDMLRPDGGSAANDMISTGTHVGTHIDALAHVSHDGKLFGGLDAQEAGRGGKYVELGVHTIEPMVRRGILLDVARHLGVDVLEGGYEITAADLEATLSAEAVDLRPGDVVLIRSGWGRRFAEGAPYLGTTTGVPGIGEAGARWLTDRRVHAVGADTIAFERLAPGGGHSLLPAHRVLLVEQGVYIVEALDLEQLGEQRVHEFVFVLVPLNIYGATGSPVRPLAVVSA
- a CDS encoding dihydroorotase family protein, translating into MSKYDLVITGAKVVRPGAPAPEQLAVAVSDGRFVAIGADVDPGDAAEVVDAGGKYLFPGAVDVHQHWGIYDELSADTASESRASAQGGVTSGITYMRTGAYYMNRTGPYSEVFPDVLEAAQGNAYIDYGFHLAPILKEHIEEIPDIIDDFGVPSFKVFMFYGSHGLHGRSTNQSSFLMIPEDESYDFAHFEFIMRALQKARLDPRFEKDKDHISLSMHCETAEIMRAYTKLVEEEGTLTGLEAYSASRPPHSEGLAITIASYLAYETELPNINLLHLSSRKAIEAAMMMQKTFPHIDFRREVTVGHLLADTSTAANLGGKVNPPLRPREDVEALWDHVLAGDFSWVASDHACCKDEVKFGDPRDDVFLAKSGFGGTEYLLPGMVSEGRKRGLSYNRIAELVAKNPADRYGMTNKGDIAVGFDADFCLLDDEVSYVVHADDSFSEQEYTPFEGFELTAKVTDTYLRGELIFADDAMVGAPRGKYVRRSGN